A region of Thermococcus argininiproducens DNA encodes the following proteins:
- a CDS encoding galactokinase, whose protein sequence is MLRVQSPGRVNLIGEHTDYTLGYVMPMAVNLYTVLEGERDENVNIYSDYFREWRSFTLNELKKENSWIDYIKAIYWVLLKKKYEIRGIKGRVYGDLPLGAGLSSSASFELATLAFLNRAYDLHLSLRDMALMAQEAENKFVGVPCGILDQFAIAFGKKNHVIFLDTDTLEYEYIPFPKDVSVVVFYTGIKRELASSAYAERRQVTEEVLRILGKRTSKEVNESDLTYLPSFYRRFFGYIIRENRRVIQVRRALRKGDIIEVGEILTRAHRDIARNYGVSCKELDFFVNKAIELGAYGARLTGAGFGGSAIALVEEEKAKEFGEAILREYKKKFPWNAKYFIVKPSDGVK, encoded by the coding sequence ATGTTGAGGGTACAATCCCCAGGAAGGGTTAATCTAATAGGAGAACATACCGATTATACGCTTGGTTACGTAATGCCTATGGCAGTTAATCTCTACACTGTCCTTGAAGGAGAAAGAGACGAAAATGTGAACATTTACTCGGATTATTTTAGAGAATGGCGCTCTTTTACACTTAATGAGCTTAAAAAAGAAAATTCTTGGATAGATTACATCAAAGCAATCTACTGGGTACTACTGAAGAAAAAATACGAAATTCGAGGTATTAAAGGGCGAGTTTATGGAGATTTGCCTCTTGGAGCTGGCTTAAGTTCTTCTGCAAGTTTTGAATTAGCAACACTGGCATTTTTAAACAGAGCATATGATCTACATCTCTCCCTGCGGGATATGGCATTAATGGCTCAAGAGGCAGAAAACAAGTTTGTTGGAGTCCCATGCGGAATACTAGACCAATTCGCAATTGCTTTTGGCAAAAAGAACCATGTGATTTTTCTAGACACTGACACTTTAGAGTACGAGTACATTCCATTCCCGAAAGATGTTAGTGTTGTGGTGTTTTACACCGGTATCAAAAGAGAACTAGCATCTTCTGCCTATGCAGAAAGAAGACAAGTTACAGAGGAAGTTTTGCGGATTTTAGGTAAGAGAACTTCCAAAGAAGTTAATGAGAGTGATCTAACATACCTCCCCTCATTCTATCGTCGCTTCTTTGGATACATTATACGAGAAAACAGACGAGTTATACAGGTTAGACGAGCTTTGAGAAAAGGAGATATCATTGAAGTAGGTGAAATTCTCACACGGGCCCATAGAGATATTGCAAGAAACTACGGTGTAAGCTGTAAAGAGCTGGATTTCTTTGTAAATAAAGCCATTGAACTCGGGGCCTATGGTGCAAGACTGACTGGAGCAGGTTTTGGAGGATCCGCTATAGCCCTAGTTGAAGAGGAAAAAGCAAAAGAATTTGGAGAGGCTATCCTAAGAGAATACAAAAAGAAGTTCCCATGGAATGCAAAGTACTTCATCGTAAAGCCTTCTGATGGGGTGAAATAA
- a CDS encoding hydrolase, translating to MRALVFHGNLQYAEIPKNEIPTVIEKAYFPVISKLIKAEIPFGLNITGYTLEILPSEIISLIKEGIELGLIEILGTSYTHAILPLLPLNRVEAQVQKDKEVKEELLDTCPKGFWLPELAYDPIIPAILKDHQYEYLFADGEAILFSNHLNSAIRPIKPLYPHLIRAQRGEGFVYLNYLLGLRELKRAVKLAFSGKVTLEAVKEIYAVPVWVAINTTIMLGIGKFPLMNPKKAASWIKEKDEILLYGTDIEFLGYRDIAGYKMDIDDLLMLLGHLNGRICLPSELKHSGRRVYLRTSSWAPDKSFDIWTKDEGNARLNMLSAGLKGELAFFAENSDARGWEPLVERRLDAFKAIYESWRGKDEKS from the coding sequence GTGAGAGCATTGGTTTTCCATGGAAATTTACAATATGCGGAGATTCCAAAAAATGAAATTCCAACAGTTATTGAGAAAGCATATTTTCCCGTTATCTCAAAGTTAATTAAAGCTGAAATCCCCTTTGGTCTTAATATAACTGGTTACACTCTTGAAATTCTTCCCAGTGAAATAATTTCTCTAATCAAAGAAGGAATTGAACTTGGCTTGATTGAAATCCTCGGAACCAGTTACACCCACGCAATTTTGCCTCTTCTTCCACTTAACCGAGTTGAAGCACAGGTACAGAAAGATAAAGAAGTTAAGGAGGAACTCCTAGACACTTGCCCAAAAGGTTTCTGGCTTCCAGAGCTAGCCTATGATCCAATAATTCCTGCAATACTAAAAGACCATCAATATGAATATTTATTTGCAGATGGTGAAGCAATATTATTCTCAAACCATCTAAATTCTGCAATAAGGCCCATAAAACCACTTTATCCCCACCTTATCCGAGCCCAAAGGGGAGAAGGGTTTGTATATCTCAATTATCTCCTTGGTCTCCGGGAGCTGAAAAGAGCAGTTAAATTAGCTTTTAGTGGTAAAGTGACTCTTGAAGCAGTTAAAGAAATCTATGCAGTTCCAGTATGGGTAGCCATAAATACCACCATAATGCTTGGAATCGGAAAGTTCCCATTAATGAATCCAAAGAAAGCAGCCTCGTGGATAAAGGAAAAAGATGAAATACTTCTGTATGGCACAGACATAGAATTTCTTGGCTATCGCGATATTGCAGGCTATAAAATGGATATTGATGACCTCTTAATGCTCCTTGGTCATCTCAATGGTAGGATATGCCTACCTTCGGAGCTTAAGCACAGTGGAAGAAGAGTCTACCTAAGAACTTCCAGCTGGGCCCCAGACAAGAGTTTTGACATATGGACCAAAGATGAAGGCAATGCACGATTAAATATGCTCTCTGCAGGATTAAAGGGAGAATTAGCATTCTTTGCGGAGAACAGTGATGCCAGAGGATGGGAACCTCTTGTCGAAAGAAGGCTAGATGCATTTAAAGCAATTTATGAGTCTTGGAGGGGTAAGGATGAGAAATCTTAG
- the galT gene encoding galactose-1-phosphate uridylyltransferase — MRELRYNPLLGQWIMVSAEREKRPWRPKDFCPFCPGGEETGYGWEVLSLPNRFPMLSFNTPKPESKGFYKKARALGQCSVIVETPEHELKDLEELSIDQMTKVVQLWRQITGELKNNPHIAYLSIFRNKGEEIGVSLAHPHGQLYALPFIPLKVRLKIENSRRYYNQFKKCLFCKILDEELNGERLIYENNDFILFLPFFANWPFEVHIYPKRHVQWLTQLTQGETLNLADILRVTTGILNSLFERQMPYVMSVYQAPFKGEYPFYHLHIEFYPLLREKDKLKYAAGIEMSTWEFTYDGIPEENAQKLKETCKKIKDKIDMRGKCI, encoded by the coding sequence ATGAGAGAACTCCGTTATAATCCCTTGCTCGGCCAGTGGATCATGGTATCTGCGGAGAGAGAAAAACGGCCTTGGAGGCCAAAAGATTTTTGTCCTTTCTGCCCAGGTGGTGAAGAGACTGGTTATGGGTGGGAAGTGCTCTCACTTCCTAATCGTTTCCCAATGCTTTCTTTCAACACTCCTAAACCTGAAAGTAAAGGGTTTTATAAAAAAGCTCGCGCTCTTGGCCAATGCAGTGTTATAGTGGAGACCCCAGAGCATGAATTGAAAGACTTGGAGGAACTCTCCATAGACCAAATGACTAAAGTTGTCCAGCTGTGGAGGCAGATCACAGGAGAATTAAAAAACAACCCTCATATTGCATATCTATCAATTTTTCGAAATAAGGGTGAAGAAATAGGCGTGAGTTTAGCCCACCCCCATGGGCAATTGTATGCTCTGCCTTTCATACCATTGAAGGTTCGATTAAAGATTGAGAATTCTAGAAGGTACTATAATCAATTTAAGAAATGTCTATTCTGCAAGATATTAGATGAAGAATTAAACGGAGAACGGCTGATCTATGAAAATAATGACTTTATTCTCTTCCTACCTTTCTTTGCGAACTGGCCTTTTGAAGTACACATTTATCCAAAAAGGCACGTCCAATGGCTTACTCAGCTAACCCAAGGAGAAACCCTCAACTTAGCGGATATCCTAAGAGTGACTACAGGCATCCTTAATTCTCTTTTTGAAAGGCAAATGCCATACGTGATGAGTGTATATCAAGCCCCCTTTAAAGGGGAGTACCCCTTCTATCATCTGCATATTGAGTTTTATCCACTTCTCAGAGAAAAAGATAAACTAAAATATGCTGCTGGAATAGAAATGAGCACATGGGAGTTCACCTACGACGGAATCCCAGAAGAAAACGCCCAAAAACTCAAAGAGACTTGCAAAAAGATCAAAGACAAAATAGATATGAGAGGAAAATGCATTTAG
- a CDS encoding glycoside hydrolase family 1 protein, whose amino-acid sequence MGIKFFDEFIFGTATSSHQIEGNNKWNDWWYYEQMGKLPYKSNKACNHWELYKEDIVLMHSLGYDGYRFSIEWSRIFPEEEKINENALDRYREIIELLLKSGMTPNVTLHHFTSPHWFMRKGGFAKEENLKYWGQYVETVVEILKGVKLVATFNEPMVYVMMGYLTAYWPPFVKSPFKAFRVAANLLKAHALAYEILSSRLKVGIVKNIPIMLAASDTERDKKAAEKADNLFNWNFLDAIWSGKFKGVFSTYTVPESDVDFVGVNYYTASEVKYSWNPLKFFFDARLAELSERKTQMGWSVYPRGIHEAIVKVSRYEKPIYVTENGIATLDDEWRKEFIVQHLQYVHKAIEEGYNVKGYFYWSLMDNYEWKEGFKPRFGLIEVDYTTFKRKPRESAYMYGEISQKKEISDELIRKYGLKAP is encoded by the coding sequence ATGGGAATAAAATTTTTTGATGAGTTCATTTTTGGGACTGCTACCTCTTCCCATCAGATTGAGGGGAATAACAAATGGAACGATTGGTGGTATTATGAACAGATGGGGAAGCTTCCATATAAGTCCAACAAAGCTTGCAATCACTGGGAACTTTATAAAGAAGATATAGTACTGATGCATTCCCTTGGATATGATGGCTATCGATTTTCTATAGAGTGGAGTCGCATCTTTCCAGAGGAGGAGAAAATAAACGAAAATGCATTAGACAGATATCGGGAGATTATTGAGCTTCTACTTAAGAGTGGCATGACTCCAAATGTAACATTGCATCATTTTACTTCTCCCCACTGGTTTATGCGAAAAGGAGGATTTGCAAAAGAAGAAAACCTAAAATACTGGGGGCAATATGTTGAGACAGTTGTTGAGATTTTGAAGGGTGTTAAACTTGTTGCAACTTTTAATGAGCCAATGGTCTATGTTATGATGGGTTACTTGACCGCCTATTGGCCTCCTTTTGTGAAGAGTCCATTCAAAGCATTTAGAGTTGCTGCAAACCTTCTCAAGGCACATGCATTGGCGTATGAAATTCTTAGTAGCAGGCTTAAAGTTGGAATAGTAAAGAACATACCCATAATGCTCGCAGCAAGTGATACGGAAAGAGACAAAAAAGCGGCAGAAAAGGCCGATAATCTTTTTAATTGGAATTTCCTCGATGCAATATGGAGTGGTAAGTTTAAAGGTGTTTTTAGCACGTATACTGTCCCTGAGAGTGATGTTGATTTTGTAGGAGTGAACTATTACACAGCGAGTGAAGTGAAGTATAGCTGGAACCCTCTCAAGTTCTTTTTTGATGCAAGGTTGGCTGAGCTAAGTGAAAGGAAAACTCAGATGGGATGGAGTGTGTATCCAAGGGGAATACATGAAGCAATAGTTAAAGTTTCACGATATGAAAAACCGATATATGTTACCGAGAATGGCATAGCAACGCTGGACGATGAATGGAGGAAAGAATTTATTGTTCAGCATCTTCAATATGTACACAAGGCTATCGAGGAAGGTTACAATGTAAAAGGGTACTTTTACTGGTCTCTAATGGATAACTACGAGTGGAAAGAAGGGTTTAAGCCAAGATTTGGGCTGATAGAAGTTGATTATACAACCTTTAAACGAAAACCAAGGGAAAGTGCATACATGTATGGAGAAATATCGCAGAAAAAAGAGATAAGCGATGAGTTAATTCGAAAATATGGATTAAAAGCCCCTTGA
- a CDS encoding 2-C-methyl-D-erythritol 4-phosphate cytidylyltransferase — translation MGKTVGILLAGGKGERIGSPIPKQFLYVGNKMLIEYSIEKLEKTEEIDEIYVVSDSQYSKIIEHLKNRYSKLTKIIDGGRTKNESLKDGVLALDEDVERVIIHIADRPFVSSYVLSEMIKLLNRYDVISFCSKIPSYVVRVNGEFVSKVLNRQELRLCKSPVAYRSEILKTLINMVPNSEFLNIESDIELLRKYLPEVKIYAYESTSFNFKITYKDDLRVTSLLLLNGA, via the coding sequence ATGGGGAAAACAGTTGGGATTCTCCTCGCGGGTGGCAAAGGAGAAAGAATCGGCAGCCCTATACCAAAACAGTTCTTATATGTCGGGAACAAGATGCTGATTGAGTATTCAATTGAAAAGCTAGAGAAAACAGAAGAAATTGATGAGATATATGTCGTTAGCGATTCTCAATACAGCAAAATAATTGAACATCTTAAAAATAGATATTCCAAGCTCACAAAAATTATTGATGGGGGCAGAACAAAAAACGAATCTCTCAAAGACGGTGTCTTAGCACTAGATGAAGACGTGGAGAGAGTAATAATCCACATTGCAGACCGACCTTTTGTATCTTCGTATGTACTTAGCGAGATGATAAAACTCTTGAACAGATATGATGTGATAAGTTTCTGTTCAAAAATTCCGAGTTATGTGGTAAGGGTTAATGGAGAATTTGTATCCAAAGTCCTGAATAGACAGGAATTAAGGCTTTGTAAATCACCTGTCGCTTACAGAAGTGAGATTCTTAAAACCTTAATAAATATGGTCCCAAACTCAGAATTTTTGAATATTGAAAGTGACATAGAGCTTCTCCGCAAATATCTACCAGAGGTAAAGATTTATGCCTATGAATCAACAAGTTTCAACTTCAAGATAACGTATAAAGATGACCTTCGAGTTACTTCTCTCTTACTTCTTAACGGAGCTTAG
- a CDS encoding proteasome assembly chaperone family protein — protein sequence MKESIIVVYERPEIYDPVFIEGLPGIGLVGKLAAEHLIQELNAKKFAELYSPHFMHQVIVKKDSTVDLMRNEFYYWKSPDDEHRDLIIITGDTQVPPTDSYGHFEVVGKMLDFVEQFGTREIITMGGYQVPELEGEPKVLASFTDLETKEKYKGLPVIFREDEGGAIVGAAGLLLGIGKLRGMKGVCFLGESLGYIVDAKAAKAVLSVVAKVLNLELDMSALDERAKETEEILRKVQEMQRAMFEQQVPQPTHEEEDRGYL from the coding sequence ATGAAAGAGAGTATTATAGTTGTCTATGAAAGACCAGAAATATATGATCCAGTCTTTATAGAAGGGCTTCCCGGTATAGGATTAGTTGGTAAACTTGCTGCAGAACATCTGATTCAAGAACTCAATGCAAAGAAGTTTGCTGAACTTTATTCTCCTCACTTCATGCATCAGGTTATAGTAAAAAAAGACTCAACGGTAGATCTAATGAGGAATGAGTTTTACTACTGGAAAAGTCCAGATGACGAGCATAGAGACTTGATAATTATTACTGGGGATACTCAAGTTCCTCCAACCGACAGTTATGGGCATTTTGAGGTTGTAGGGAAAATGCTTGACTTTGTTGAGCAGTTTGGCACAAGGGAAATAATCACAATGGGGGGTTATCAAGTCCCTGAACTTGAGGGAGAACCGAAAGTTCTTGCTTCCTTCACTGATCTGGAAACAAAGGAAAAGTACAAAGGACTCCCAGTGATTTTCAGAGAGGACGAAGGAGGAGCAATCGTTGGAGCTGCAGGTCTTCTCTTGGGGATCGGAAAACTCAGAGGAATGAAGGGAGTATGTTTCCTTGGGGAGAGCCTTGGCTACATTGTGGATGCAAAGGCTGCAAAGGCAGTTTTAAGTGTTGTGGCTAAAGTGCTTAACCTAGAATTAGACATGAGCGCACTTGATGAGAGGGCCAAAGAAACTGAAGAAATCCTCAGGAAAGTACAGGAAATGCAGAGAGCAATGTTTGAGCAACAAGTTCCACAGCCAACCCACGAAGAGGAGGATAGAGGATACCTCTGA
- a CDS encoding CDP-glycerol glycerophosphotransferase family protein has translation MKWGIFHRVIGLFPQRFKFFVVFVGSHLLAVISILIPKDSKRIMLISYPSFAGNMRYIYERMKELEQFRDYKFIWPVENKGVFGKRENTKFVMYGTVEYLWQLLRSKYIFSSQRIPYWKAKNQIGVMIWHAVPGKRGFWFDKRYQSWVGRLILKSTLRKIDYVVATSEFTKVLFSAIFHIHPEKILVLGMPRCDALFKEKGEALKRLESLLGSKIKNRRIVFYLPTFRDYDRRVTQELFTNLVKDQKFREYLEQRKALFIFKPHPHDEVFVKKYSDEYIRVITNHELMEAGLTLYDILPAADILVTDYSSVFRDYLLLNRPVIFYIPDKKKYCETRGLVLEPFELWTPGDKAKTVEELLKALDEAFENPKKWEKERLWLRDLFFKYKDDRSSDRVIEYFWPLSSVKK, from the coding sequence ATGAAATGGGGGATATTTCATAGAGTGATAGGACTCTTTCCCCAAAGGTTTAAATTTTTCGTTGTTTTTGTGGGATCTCATCTCCTAGCCGTAATAAGTATTCTTATCCCGAAAGACTCTAAGAGAATAATGCTTATTTCATACCCCTCTTTTGCTGGCAATATGAGGTACATTTATGAACGAATGAAAGAGCTGGAACAGTTTAGGGATTATAAGTTCATATGGCCGGTTGAAAATAAAGGGGTGTTTGGAAAGCGTGAAAATACAAAGTTTGTTATGTATGGAACAGTTGAATATCTGTGGCAATTATTGAGGTCAAAATACATATTTTCTTCTCAAAGAATTCCTTACTGGAAGGCTAAAAATCAAATTGGAGTCATGATCTGGCATGCAGTTCCAGGAAAAAGAGGTTTTTGGTTTGACAAACGATACCAGAGCTGGGTTGGGAGACTTATTTTAAAAAGTACTCTAAGAAAAATAGACTATGTTGTTGCAACTTCTGAGTTTACAAAGGTGTTATTTTCTGCAATTTTCCACATACATCCAGAAAAGATCTTAGTTTTGGGCATGCCCAGATGTGACGCACTCTTCAAAGAAAAAGGGGAGGCACTAAAAAGGCTAGAGAGTCTCTTAGGCTCGAAGATTAAAAACAGAAGGATCGTATTTTACTTGCCAACTTTCAGAGATTATGATAGGAGGGTTACACAAGAGCTGTTTACTAACCTTGTAAAAGACCAGAAATTTAGAGAATACTTAGAACAGAGAAAGGCACTTTTTATTTTCAAACCTCATCCGCATGATGAGGTATTTGTTAAAAAGTATTCTGATGAGTACATTAGGGTAATAACTAATCACGAGTTGATGGAAGCAGGGTTGACACTTTATGATATTCTTCCTGCAGCAGATATTTTGGTGACAGATTATTCTTCCGTATTTAGAGATTACCTTCTTTTGAATAGGCCGGTGATATTCTATATTCCGGATAAGAAAAAATATTGTGAAACAAGAGGATTAGTTTTGGAGCCATTTGAACTTTGGACCCCAGGAGATAAAGCAAAGACTGTTGAGGAATTACTGAAAGCTTTGGACGAAGCTTTTGAGAATCCTAAAAAATGGGAAAAGGAACGGCTTTGGCTTAGAGATTTGTTCTTTAAATACAAAGACGATAGATCCAGTGACAGAGTTATAGAGTACTTCTGGCCGCTAAGCTCCGTTAAGAAGTAA
- a CDS encoding MFS transporter, with amino-acid sequence MRNLRRKISIVLLVLMAAFLMADQNLLPPNYQQIMEEFGITETQMGLVSTIFVATSALITIVWGFLSDIGQRKKLLVIGVLLGEIPCFLTAYVQNYYQLLAMRFLTGIGIGSIIPIGYSLIADMFEEEKRGRGYAYIETAFGFGTLFGMIVAGLIASWRPPFIIAAVPNFVLAPLFYIIAEEPKRGEGEKELKEVLEKGYEYTYRLNKEVIKKSLKTRTNILIFIQGIIGTVPWGVIMYWLVSFFIVTRGMDKSTATFVLLLVGVSTVIGSLLGGFAGDYFEARQKGGRAVITGLAIFFGMIAAIGIILYPLPSKLSLIHWVGLAIYSFLLIQFVSYAGPNVRAIVSQVNLPEDRGTVFGLFNILDNVGKATGPLFGGFLIEALREIGYSDALAYKYTLLIGSLFWIPCAAVWLWIKKSYPKDRDAVKEILKKRAEELSRGF; translated from the coding sequence ATGAGAAATCTTAGAAGGAAGATCTCAATTGTATTGCTCGTACTGATGGCAGCTTTTTTGATGGCCGATCAGAATCTTCTGCCTCCAAATTACCAACAAATAATGGAAGAATTTGGAATTACTGAAACACAAATGGGCCTTGTTTCAACAATTTTTGTAGCTACAAGTGCCCTGATAACAATAGTTTGGGGTTTCTTATCTGACATAGGACAGAGAAAAAAGCTCCTTGTTATTGGAGTACTTCTCGGGGAGATTCCATGCTTTCTAACCGCCTATGTTCAAAACTACTATCAGTTACTAGCAATGCGATTTTTAACTGGTATCGGAATAGGTTCTATAATTCCCATAGGGTACTCCTTAATAGCAGACATGTTTGAAGAAGAAAAGAGAGGAAGAGGATATGCATATATCGAAACCGCCTTTGGATTCGGTACTCTCTTCGGTATGATAGTAGCGGGACTTATAGCCAGCTGGAGACCACCTTTTATAATTGCAGCCGTACCAAACTTTGTTCTAGCACCACTATTTTATATAATAGCAGAAGAGCCCAAACGAGGAGAAGGAGAAAAAGAACTTAAGGAGGTTTTGGAGAAGGGTTATGAGTACACGTACCGACTGAATAAAGAAGTCATCAAAAAATCCCTTAAAACGAGGACTAATATCCTCATATTCATCCAGGGAATAATAGGCACCGTCCCATGGGGAGTTATAATGTACTGGCTTGTCTCGTTCTTTATAGTTACGAGAGGTATGGACAAAAGCACCGCCACTTTTGTACTTCTGCTGGTTGGGGTCTCAACAGTTATAGGTAGCCTTTTAGGAGGATTTGCAGGCGACTACTTTGAAGCACGGCAGAAGGGTGGACGGGCCGTAATTACCGGGCTTGCAATATTCTTTGGAATGATAGCTGCCATAGGCATAATTCTGTATCCCCTCCCCAGCAAATTAAGCTTGATTCACTGGGTTGGACTTGCAATATATTCATTCCTCTTAATCCAATTTGTCTCATATGCGGGACCAAACGTAAGGGCCATAGTGTCACAAGTTAATCTTCCCGAGGATAGAGGAACAGTATTTGGTCTCTTTAACATCCTTGACAATGTAGGTAAAGCTACAGGACCCTTGTTCGGTGGATTTTTAATTGAGGCCTTAAGAGAGATAGGATACTCCGATGCACTAGCTTACAAATATACACTCTTAATAGGAAGTCTCTTCTGGATTCCGTGTGCAGCAGTGTGGCTGTGGATAAAGAAAAGCTACCCAAAAGATAGGGATGCTGTAAAAGAAATACTTAAGAAAAGAGCCGAGGAGCTCTCAAGGGGCTTTTAA
- a CDS encoding TIGR00375 family protein codes for MFVDADLHIHSRYSKAVSKLMTFPILAENAKLKGLGIVGTGDILNPKWEEELLKHAQKVDEGTYEIKGIKFLLTAEVEDNKRVHHLLLFPNIEAVKEMRERLGRYSNDINSEGRPHLTINAAAIADLANEVGALIGPSHAFTPWTALYKEYDSLKEAYDNVKIHFLELGLSADSYMADKIKAHHKLVYLSNSDAHSPQPHRLGREFNRFEIKEATFEEVKKAILKRAGRKIILNAGLDPRLGKYHLTACSRCYTKYRLEDAKRLGWRCELCGGIIKKGVYDRILELADTDEKPKDRPPYLHLAPLAEIIAMVLNKGVETKSVKSIWERLLKEFGSEIRILVDAPIEAIAELIGNDIAKAIWAFRNEKLIVVPGGGGKYGEIKLPEEVKKAKLEDLENIEVRGEDVYYKPKQSSILSFLKKTD; via the coding sequence ATGTTTGTTGATGCAGATCTTCATATCCATTCACGATATTCTAAGGCTGTTTCAAAGCTTATGACTTTTCCAATTTTAGCTGAGAATGCAAAGCTTAAAGGATTAGGGATTGTAGGTACTGGAGATATTTTAAACCCAAAATGGGAAGAGGAACTCCTCAAACATGCTCAAAAAGTTGATGAGGGTACTTATGAAATAAAGGGAATAAAGTTTCTTCTTACAGCAGAGGTAGAAGATAATAAAAGGGTACATCATCTTCTTCTCTTTCCTAATATTGAAGCAGTAAAAGAAATGCGAGAAAGACTTGGGCGCTATTCTAACGACATTAATAGTGAGGGTAGGCCCCATTTAACAATAAACGCTGCTGCAATAGCGGATTTAGCAAACGAGGTGGGAGCCCTAATTGGCCCAAGTCATGCCTTTACCCCATGGACTGCATTATATAAAGAGTACGACAGCTTAAAAGAGGCATATGATAACGTAAAAATTCATTTTCTTGAATTAGGGCTTTCTGCTGATTCATACATGGCTGATAAGATTAAAGCTCATCATAAGCTCGTATATTTATCAAATTCTGATGCTCATTCTCCACAACCACATCGCCTTGGAAGAGAGTTTAACCGTTTTGAGATCAAGGAAGCAACTTTTGAAGAAGTTAAAAAAGCTATCTTGAAACGGGCTGGAAGAAAAATTATTCTTAATGCTGGTTTGGATCCAAGACTGGGAAAATATCATTTGACTGCATGTTCAAGGTGTTACACCAAATACCGACTTGAAGATGCAAAAAGACTAGGATGGAGATGTGAACTCTGCGGGGGGATTATAAAGAAGGGCGTTTACGATAGGATTCTTGAGCTTGCAGATACGGATGAAAAGCCCAAGGATAGGCCTCCTTACCTCCACCTTGCCCCTCTAGCTGAAATAATCGCAATGGTTCTTAACAAAGGAGTTGAAACCAAGTCTGTAAAGAGTATATGGGAACGTCTTCTGAAAGAATTTGGAAGTGAGATCAGGATTCTTGTCGATGCTCCTATAGAGGCTATAGCAGAGCTTATTGGGAACGACATAGCGAAAGCAATCTGGGCTTTCAGGAATGAGAAACTTATTGTTGTTCCTGGTGGAGGAGGAAAATACGGGGAGATAAAACTACCTGAGGAAGTTAAAAAAGCAAAACTTGAGGATCTCGAGAACATTGAGGTTCGGGGAGAAGACGTGTATTATAAGCCTAAACAAAGTTCAATCTTAAGCTTTTTGAAAAAAACTGATTAA
- a CDS encoding RNA-protein complex protein Nop10, whose amino-acid sequence MRFRIKKCPKCGRYTLKETCPVCGEKTKLAHPPKFSPEDPYGEYRRKLKKEVLGIGVKK is encoded by the coding sequence ATGAGGTTTAGAATTAAGAAATGTCCAAAGTGTGGACGGTACACTTTAAAAGAGACTTGTCCAGTTTGTGGTGAAAAGACAAAGCTAGCTCATCCTCCAAAGTTTTCCCCTGAAGATCCATATGGGGAGTACAGGAGGAAACTGAAAAAAGAAGTACTTGGTATAGGGGTGAAAAAATGA